One window of the Capnocytophaga haemolytica genome contains the following:
- a CDS encoding O-methyltransferase, protein MHFISEDLEDYASQHTDSEPPLLSELSRRTHLSVLQPRMLSGHLQGRFLSLISKLIAPKTILEIGTYTGYATLCLAEGLQQGGTLHTIDIKEELQDLQREFFDRSGYGAQIVQHLGEAATVIPTLTDRFDLVFIDADKRNYALYFDLIIEKMNRGGVILSDNVLWSGKVVEEVKPSDKHTQALLAYNQKLKDDPRLETVLLPIRDGITLSRVK, encoded by the coding sequence ATGCACTTTATATCTGAAGATTTAGAGGATTACGCCTCACAACACACTGATAGCGAGCCACCTTTGCTGAGCGAACTCAGTCGCCGTACCCACCTAAGCGTATTGCAACCGCGTATGCTCAGTGGACACCTGCAAGGGCGTTTCCTAAGCCTTATCTCAAAGCTCATTGCCCCAAAAACCATCCTTGAGATAGGCACCTATACGGGCTATGCTACCCTTTGCCTTGCCGAAGGATTACAGCAAGGGGGCACGCTGCACACCATCGACATTAAGGAGGAACTCCAAGACCTACAACGCGAGTTCTTCGACCGCAGTGGCTATGGAGCCCAAATCGTTCAGCACTTGGGCGAGGCAGCCACCGTCATTCCCACCCTTACCGACCGCTTCGATTTGGTGTTTATCGACGCCGATAAGCGCAACTACGCCCTCTATTTCGACCTCATCATAGAGAAGATGAACCGCGGTGGGGTCATCCTCTCGGACAATGTGTTGTGGAGTGGCAAGGTAGTCGAAGAAGTAAAACCCAGCGATAAACACACCCAAGCACTGCTTGCCTACAACCAAAAACTAAAGGACGACCCACGCCTTGAGACCGTCCTTCTACCCATCCGCGACGGGATTACCCTCTCACGGGTGAAGTAA
- the pncA gene encoding bifunctional nicotinamidase/pyrazinamidase: protein MKALVIIDVQNDFMPSGALPVPKGDEVVAAINRELHKDYATVVATQDWHPADHLSFAANHKGKQAFEVIDLNGIAQVLWPTHCVQGSLGAALHPELDTRPIAAIFRKGMQREVDSYSAFFDNQRQHPTGLHGYLQEKGITELTFCGLAGDYCVAYSVNDALSLGYKVRLLTEGIRAINAEDFDRYRRQWGF from the coding sequence ATGAAAGCACTTGTAATTATCGACGTACAGAATGACTTTATGCCCAGCGGGGCTTTGCCTGTGCCTAAGGGCGATGAGGTGGTCGCTGCAATCAACCGTGAGCTACATAAGGATTACGCTACGGTAGTGGCTACGCAGGATTGGCACCCTGCTGACCATCTGAGTTTTGCTGCTAACCACAAGGGGAAGCAAGCCTTTGAGGTGATTGACTTAAACGGCATCGCACAGGTGTTGTGGCCTACGCATTGCGTGCAAGGAAGTCTTGGTGCAGCCCTTCACCCTGAGCTCGATACGCGCCCCATTGCGGCGATCTTCCGCAAGGGAATGCAGCGTGAGGTGGATAGTTATAGTGCCTTCTTCGACAACCAGCGGCAGCACCCCACGGGGCTTCACGGTTACTTGCAGGAGAAGGGCATCACCGAGCTTACTTTCTGCGGCTTGGCAGGCGACTATTGTGTGGCTTACAGCGTGAACGATGCGCTCTCATTAGGCTACAAAGTGCGGTTGCTCACTGAGGGCATCCGCGCCATCAACGCTGAGGACTTTGACCGCTACCGCAGGCAGTGGGGATTTTGA